AGTCTTCCCATCAGGCTTCCAAAGGCTAGCAACTGATCTGGTCTGGTAGAGGTGATGCTCAGTTAAGTGGGAGACTGCTGCTTGTTTCTGAAGATAACAGGAGGTGCCTTTATTTAGAGGCACTTCAAATAATCACCACTTGTGGGCAGGCAGGGACAACCACCTTATGGCTAAGGGGCCAAAGCCAGATGGTCCCtccagatcatagaatagttaggattggaagggaccttaaagatcatctagttccaaccctcccaccataggcagggacatcccactagatcaggctgcccaaggccccatccagcctggccttgaacgctgccagggatggggcagccacagcttcctttggCAATCTGTCccactgtctcaccaccctcatggtgaagaaattcttcctaatggctggtctaaatctgcccctctccagttgatatccattccccctggtcctatccccacaagcctttatgaataacccctctccagctttcctgtaggcccccctcaggtactggaaggtcgctataagatctcccctgagccttctcttctccagggtgaacaagcccaactctctcagcctgtcagatCCCACAGCCCAAGCAAGCAGACCTGCATCGTGCCTTCTTTCCACTGAGGGACAGCCAGTTGGCCCAAATGAGGGCAAAGCCAGTTCTAAAGATAGATTTTCTCCTGTGCAAAGGTAACCTTCTTCTGTACATTAATATTTGTAAGTGTTCATTTGTATATACTATGTGCTAATTCAGCTTGTTGAAAAGCAGTGGGGTGATTTGAGATGCAGAAGTTTGTACATTCCTtgaagctgctttttttgttactgaGGGAGCTATATTTAAGTTCCTGCTCTCACATTCAGATACTATAAATTGAGGCAGGATAACACCCTGATGTTTTAAATACCCAGCAGTTCTGCCGCAGAGGAGGATTGCCGGTGACACTGGTTTAGGCAGAACTTCTTATATCCTGAGGTTTCGTGAGGACTGCTTCCTGACCAAAAACCCTAAGCACAGTTTCAGGAGAGTGGCATTCATTCAGAGGTAAGGGTTCACAAGAGTGTTTTTCTGGGCAGGAGCCAGTGATTGCTGGAGGGCCACTCAGAGGCCACTTGCCAGggctttctctgctgttctgtCAGCAAGACAGTTCATACCTTCTCAAAACCTGCTTGTTCCTCATTATAGAGGGATActtacctttcttccagtcaccttCAGCCTAGAGATAAGCTGGGCTTCCAGTAGGTGCCAGTATCTCCCTCTGAGAAGAGCTGTGAGCATGCATGCCTGACGTTGGGATCAGGGCAGCAGTAGAGGACAAGCTCTGCCTCAGGGCTGACAAACATTGCCTCAATAGCTGTTGTATTTTAAGACTCTTTCAGGGTCATTTtgtcctttcctgctttttgttgctgttattgagaaaaaaacatagcagTCCCGCAGAGGGAAAGTTTGCAGGTTTATCTCATGGCTTAACACCAGTCCAAAGTGCAGTGTGGACTCCTGTGTCCTCAGGGGTGGTCTTAAGGCAAGTGTGAGCTAGCAGTCTAATTACAGCAATTATgagagagcagagggacagccGTATTCATCCCATTTCTTAAAGGAGGACAGACAGCCTGTCCGAAGTTGCTGTGAGACCGTATCGCAGAGGGGCTATCTTTGTTCctctgaaagaagaggaatgaaaCTTTGGACTGAGGAAGACTTACCTCATTACTTTCAGAATGCATGAGGTGTGCTGTAACTGTTTCAGCAGTCTCGTGTGCAGGGAGATGAGGTTTGGATGCAGCTTTGTAGCTGGAGGCACTCGGGCAAGACCATGAGAAGAATCCTTGACAAATGAGGATTTAACGCAGGCTGTGGGACATACAGCAAGCTGCACTGCATCAGCATGAAGCATGCTGTAGGAGTAGAAATTCTTTCTGAAGTCTGCTGACTTGATCCTTGAGGACTgaatcagtgtattttttttttaacaaaagaaaataattgccCTTGACATAGTGGGAGTGCtgctaaaaatgaaatgctgattGAGGAGGGAACCTCTGAAACTCATCACCCCCATACTGTGAGACCTAATTTTCACTCACATGCTTTCAGTCATATTTAGGAGCAcatttgactttaaaaaaaaaacctgctgctcCATACCTGAGTGGTGGCAGATGGTCTTTGTTTCTTAATGAATCTCTGGGTTTTGTGTGCAGTAGAGTTGAGGGATTTGCTTCCAGGGAAGATATGCCCCAACACCTGCTGCTCTTAGAGAGAGCAGCAGTGTCAGCTAGCTGTTTGCATCCAAGACTTCTTGGAGATCTCTGCTGAGACTTTTGCACTCCCCTTTCCCAAAGCTgtttaaaagtagaaaatttTAACAGAGGAAGTTGCCAAATCCAACGAGAAGCTAAAGGTTctggggacttggggggctgtgcttatttgttttcctaaggGCTTTAAACACGTATTCTAAACAAAGAGTGGGGACAGGATTTGGATCCAAAGGAGTCCAGCCTTGGTTATATGCAATACCTACCTGCTTCAGCTTGCCCCAGCTAcaaagcacaggcaggagaggagacaacagagggagggaggaacagGATCAAACAGTGTATGCTGTTGTTGGagcagaataagaaataaaaccaaagcagctgAGTGGCTCTCTCCTGGTTCTGCAGTGCTCAGGTTTACCCCTTCTGCACTACTTAAGGCTTTTGTGTAAATGAGTAAGGACTCTGTTGTCTGTAGAAAGCTTAGCTGTCTCACACTGAAGTGCTGTCTGAGCACCACCTGCTCCTCCCTGACTTATTTCTTGGAATTTGCCTCAATTTATTCAttccctccagctgctgcaggagcagcatgTTAAGTGATAGGAAAGGTAAGAGGAAGAACACTGTTGCTCTTCCAACGAAGAGCAGCATGACCCAGCATTAAAAAGCCCAACACCAGTGTTGGTAAAAAGATCCTTTGCTGTAGGAGAAGCTTGCTCACATACCTGTGATGCATGCAGGGGGATCTCTGGGGCTAGCAGGGGACCTCATCCCCTGCTCACACTGTCAAGCACACTTTCAGGTTTGGGGACACAGCTTCAGCATGTACCGATCCATTTACTGCTGGGAGGTACCTACTGTGCCCACTCCAGGGGCAGGCAGCGCTTAAACCACCAGGGCAAGGTCCTCATCCAAAATATCTCAGGACCATGAGGAGCCACGACACTTACCCAGCTCTGCACAGAATCACTCTCCACTGTTAGCAGCTGCCTGCCCCTACTGAAGACAGAGCAAGTGTCCTGGTAAGGGGCCAGACAGTCTGTGAAGCCGTCCAAATGATGTGTGACACATCTAGAGAGTCAGGCTGAAATACCCTGCTAGTTAAACATGGAAATTTCATATCTGATTAAAGACAGCTGAGTCACTTAATTAGAGTATGGAGCTCACCACTACATCCAGCTGTTCAGCCCTGACTTGGAGTATGATGGAAAGCAGCTTCTTCCCCCTTCTGAAGTGGCAGCACTGCACGGGGAATGCATTGGAAGCACTAGAAAGTCCTATCAGGACTCACTGTGCTCTCTCTTGATGAGAAACTGCCCTGAGACCGTCACAGGGACGGATTACAGACCCACACTGGATCCTATAGCCCTGCACAGCCAGACAGGGCACAGAACTTCTTTGGTGTCCTTAATACACAGATTCACATGATACTACCTAGTAATGATGAGTTTCTAACATAGCCAGAAATCACTTTCCAGCACCTTTCTATTGCAAATACTTTCATTCTTCTACTGAAGCTGCAAAATCAACAATGCTTTGAGCCATGAAGGAACAAAGGAGAGACTGTGCTACTGAACAGGAGGCAAGACAAAACTTGTACCATGTTGAAGGCTCTACAACAAACTTTAATACTCTGGAATTAGACACTGCCACCCACACAGCTGCTTACAGGTACCTTTGGGGAAAGCTTTAAAGCAGATGAGTTGCTAATAAATCCTTTTTGTTGTGCTAGCTTGACACTCCTTCCCCCAAATATTTTTTGCCTTCTATTTCCTTAGAAAAGGGATTTACACATAACACAGGAGTTACTCAGGAATCCAGATGGGTGCAAGAGAAGAGGTCATGCACCTGTGATTACTCTTCAGCAGGGGTTTCACCATGTCCTCAAAGAAAAAAGGCCAGTACAGTGCAGTAAGAGCTCGTTTCTGCCTTTGACAGCACATACACCATCCCCTTCACCTCACCAGGCAGTGGTAAAAATGCTCATCTTGTTTTCAGTGCCCAAACCAAAAATCTAGAGAGTTCATCTGGTGGAAAGAGTGAGCAATGTAAACATGTTCCCTTCCAGTAGCCATAGAAGAGCACTAAAGAATCCAGCATTCACAAGGAATTTatcatttttccccaaatcctcTGCTCTGTATCTACAAGTTCCCAAATTCTGCAGTCAACCAGATCCGCACTGGTACCTTGAGGCAGAAGGAGACAGGCATTATTCCAAGTTacagagaaagagcaaaacccAGTATATGCTGCAGAGCTTTTCCACGTCTCATGGGTGCAGGCTGGAGTCAAGTATTCACTGAGCACCACATAGTATTCCTCAAAGGTTTGGAAAAACTATTGGAAAGATGCCATGACACACGCTGCAACCACCTTTGTTGTAATACTTACAGAGCTGCAGTTTATAAGTTCAGCCAAGCGACGATGAGGGGGATGCCGAGGATGGAAATGTTGGGAATGTGGGTCCAGGCAAAGCTTTGGGCTGTGGTGGGGCTGCAGAGGTCAAATAAGCTGCCTTGAAATTTGATTTTTCGAGACTCTCTTCTCAGCATCTCCCAGATGGCCACTGCTTCCTTCTGGCACTCCCAGAGCGCTGCCAGGGCGCACATGTGAAATTCATCCCAGTACCTGCAGGCAGGGGAGACACTCACCATCAGTCCTTTGCAGTAGCAGAACACCAAGGAGCGGGGCAGAGCCCTGCTGCCCTGAGCCTGCCCTTCAAGCAGGGACAACATTGGCATTTCAGCATTCCCTCCATCGTCTCCCAGATCATCTTGGCTAAAACTCCAAACAccaaaacacactgaaattatttcatcctttctttgttttcttactctGAAGGTAAATGAAAtccattattttccattaacaAATGTTTCCCTTTGGCACTGAGCACCCTGAATATCTAAAAACTGCCTGCAAACAAAAGGCCCATCCGGTTTAATTCATAGCTTTCTCCAAGCAGAGTCAAGGGCAAAACACAAGCACAAAGCAAGGACAACGGCTCCCAGAGACTGTCACAGCTTTACAACAAAGGTAAGGGGGGCAGGAGCAGTTACTCAGTGTATTCTCATTAGATACATCTCCATTTGCCTGCTGAGTATTAACCTATACAAGTAGAAGCCTTTCAACGGAAAGAGGCTCTTGGGGAGCACTAGGGAAAAACAAGACAGGCAAAGATAACCCATGGTCCTGCAGGAACAAACTGGGAGCTGCTCACTGAAGACCCCTTGGCTGCCTCCTGTAGGCACACAGACTTggattttaccttttttttttttttttccaatccaGAGCTAGAATCAGGCAGGGGAAAAATGCCAGCTGAAACAGAGCTGAAAACCACAGCTCCCAAGAAGGATCTTCAAGGAGGGGTGCAGTGGATACCCCACCAGTCCAGCACACTGAGGCCAGGACCACATGGGATGACCCCACATTGCATTTATTCAGAGCAGTATCCATCCTGCCAAGACTTTATCCCCTCCCTGAGCTCTTTCCTTACCTCTGGTGAAGAAGTGTGGTGGCTCTGAAGAAGCTGAGTTACAGCCATTGCCAACAAACTCCCTACCCAAGGTGTCAAACTAATCAGGCAAAGGTGGGCTCCAGCTGTTCGGGGACCAGGACAGCAGGAATCAGACTGGGCTGTGTCCCCCATGCAGCAAGAGAAGGAGGACAAGAATGGTCATCCCTGCCCAATTTCTTTTGGCTGCTCTCTGAGGACAGCGTGGCATTCAACTCCATATCAAACTCCCAAaggctgctgcaggtgctgctaTGGGGAAGGCACCCACAGTCCCTGCATGCACATTAGCATGTCTGTAAGTCCTGACTCAGCTGAAATCACAGGTGAGGTCTCTGTTCTGTAGGTACAAACCCACCAAATAAAACAGCAGGGGCCCAAAAGTCTCAGCAAATGCAACAGGCCATCCCCTAAACTGGAATTGGTGCCtctccaaaattaaaacttccCCAAAGGACAGGTAAGGCTCTTTGCCACACTTCCCACTAACATTCCCCCATGACTTCTTTCAAAGTGAGTTCCTTTTACCTGAAAAGAGCTTTGCAAAAGCACAGCTGTATTGCAGTTTCTTTGGAGCGATGCATATCCTGATACCTGATTCCAAGGCAAGGCAGGGAGCAGCCCCAGGCAGCACTCCCTAGGTCCCCAACAGCTCTCCCGCCTCTGCCAGACCACAGCACACCCAGGCACCTGCCTGCTATCCCCTCCTCGGTTTTGCTGTCCTGTCTCACCTTAGCTGGGGCTGGGCACCGCCGCCAGGCCATAATTCACCTGCAAGCTGGGGACTGCTTAGAGAAGAGGAGTGACTGCTCTGCCACCTTCTCCGTCGCACCAGGACGCTGGACATGTGTGCGACCCCTCGGGAAGGAAGCACAGCCCGGCCAAGCACAGAGGGCAGCTTGATTTTGTCCAAGTGCTCCGTGCTGGAGACACTTGCACAGGCAGGTGGACCTGAGGACTCCACTTAATTTTCCCACCAGGGCTTGCGTCAGAACACCAGCTGTAAGGGAGTTCATTAAACCGACTCACTGTGGCAGAATAAATGTCCCCAGTTAATGAGAAAAGCTGGTGCCCACCCAGGTAACCTCCCTCACTCACTCTTGAGCTGTGGCAGAAAGCAGCTCTACCAGGCAAGGGTTAAACCTGTTCCATGTCTTCGGGCAAAAGACGGCCAGGGAAGGCAAAGGAGGATGAGCTCCTGCCTGGTTCTGCTTTCAGCTGGGAAGACAATTCCCAGTGTTTCACCCTTCACAGTCTCCATCTGCTCAGTCAGGCAGGCTGCTGTCAAGCAGCTTGCCCAATCCAGCTCCAGGGCAGCACCACAAACCAAGATGCCAACAGTCCCATGCCAGGTCCCAGCTCCGCATCCATCCCTCAATCCATGCTCCGAGAGATGGGACCATAGCATCAGgaaagctggctgcagcagagaaTGCTGAGGGTTAAAGGCAAATAATTCCTTGCCCTGGCAGGCTTCCACCACCCCAAGGGACATGGATTTTCCCTTAATTGCTGTCTTCATTCCCTTACAACTCCTTGTCTGAATTTCCTTATGACTCCTTTTCAACCCACAACTCACTGATGGGGACACAGAGCTgcttccatctctctctctaaatgttttatttgcactCTTCTCTTGTCCCCCACACCTCAGCACTTCTGctcatttgctttttaagcaGACATTTCCCCAAACCTGCCCTGGTTACCTAACTCTTTTACTACTCTATCCATTTTGCTAAAGTTAACATCCTCCCAACACCATCTCAACAACCTCACAACAAACAGGGCCAGGGCAACTTCAAGCGAGAAAGATAAAGGATCTTAGCAGgtagggaaggagggaggaggctTGGTTTGGGCAGCAGGATCCAGCTTTCAGCCAGTTGTAGGCCGCTCCCTGCAGCACTGGATCCTGGGACAACCCAGCCGTACGTGAGTCACTGGCTGAATCCCTGGTGTCCAGGGGAGACTTTCCTGCAGGGCAGAAGGGTCTGAGACCCATCAaccctgctcctccctgccgtgggcgtgcaggagctgctggtaTGAGTTCTGGGTGTTGGAGCTACTGCTAAGGACTGGAGATGCAAACTCTTGCTGGTGAAACTCCAAGGGGATGCGATGGTGCAAGGGCCAGGCATGCAAGATCGCAGGATCCTGGCTCCAGCAGCgcagcagacagacagatggacggaggaatggcaggaagggcttgctggggctgcaggaagTCGGGGCAAAGTGGGGAGCACATGTGTGTGCGCACATACCAGCAGGATGTAGGAGTGCAGAAAAGTTCAGACTGCAGCACTGGGCACAGGAGCAGTGCCAAAAATCCCCCCTGGCCATGCACTACAGACAGCCCCCAGCACACCCTCCTCTGAGGGCCAACCAACAGGAGGAACATGCAGGGAGGTCCCAGCAGGGGCTGTACTCACCCACAGACTCGGTGCAATTCCTGCAGCTTGACGCCATCCACCTCCCTGTATGTGGCCATGTTCTTCCCCAGCTTGAGGACACAGTCCGAGAAGCCTTGGTAAATGTTGGCACAGGCAGTGCCTGATGCCAGCAGCCCAGCCAGGTGCCCTGCCAGCCACAGAGGAGTCAGCGTGAGCACCCAGACCCTTGGGAACAGAGCCCACCTCCCTCCTGGGGGCACCCAGGCACCCCTGGGCTGCCCCAGCACCAGTGCCACCCAGGCACAGCAATCTCCCCCTTCCACACAGAT
Above is a genomic segment from Cuculus canorus isolate bCucCan1 chromosome 16, bCucCan1.pri, whole genome shotgun sequence containing:
- the LOC104065140 gene encoding neuritin isoform X2; amino-acid sequence: MFSQETQPKAKQTLPCRDSCRWQGYTRGHLAGLLASGTACANIYQGFSDCVLKLGKNMATYREVDGVKLQELHRVCGYWDEFHMCALAALWECQKEAVAIWEMLRRESRKIKFQGSLFDLCSPTTAQSFAWTHIPNISILGIPLIVAWLNL
- the LOC104065140 gene encoding neuritin isoform X1 → MGVRAPSPAAAGLEPKSVPGGAGGGMGQRGTAVLLLALGHLAGLLASGTACANIYQGFSDCVLKLGKNMATYREVDGVKLQELHRVCGYWDEFHMCALAALWECQKEAVAIWEMLRRESRKIKFQGSLFDLCSPTTAQSFAWTHIPNISILGIPLIVAWLNL